A stretch of Falco rusticolus isolate bFalRus1 chromosome 2, bFalRus1.pri, whole genome shotgun sequence DNA encodes these proteins:
- the FUT4 gene encoding alpha-(1,3)-fucosyltransferase 4 has protein sequence MESAPRRCPAGRPACPRRWRRRLRGRRWALAAGLLGAAAALALYARLPEPAAAAGGRPGGEVTVLLWWEPFGRPRRTADCRRRYNITGCRLSADRSRLGEAQAVLFHHRDLALHGAEGLPRGPPPRSPRQLWVWMNFESPSHSPGLRGLAGLFNWTMSYRRDSDIFVPYGYLYAPPAPRPFVLPRKTRLVAWVISNWNEEHARVRYYRQLKEHLAIDVYGAWGLALAEGGVVETVSAYKFYLAFENSQHTDYITEKLWRNAFAASTVPIVLGPHRANYERFIPPDSFIHVDDFPSPQLLATYLKFLDKNKTNYRRYFAWRKKYEVHVTSFWDEHFCKVCEAVRAAGNQIKTVQNLAGWFES, from the coding sequence ATGGAGTCGGCCccgcgccgctgccccgccggccGGCCCGCCTGCCCCCGGCGGTGGCGCCGGCGGCTGCGCGGGCGGCGGTGGGCGCTGGCGGCCGGGCTGctgggcgccgccgccgccctggCCCTCTACGCCCGCCTGCcggagccggcggcggcggcgggaggccgGCCGGGCGGCGAGGTGACCgtgctgctgtggtgggagcCCTTCGGCCGCCCGCGGCGCACGGCCGACTGCCGGCGGCGCTACAACATCACGGGCTGCCGCCTGAGCGCCGATCGGAGCCGCCTGGGCGAGGCGCAGGCGGTGCTGTTCCACCACCGCGACCTGGCGCTGCACGGCGCCGAGGGGCTGCCCCGCGggcccccgccgcgctccccgcggCAGCTCTGGGTCTGGATGAACTTCGAGTCGCCCTCGCACTCGCCCGGCCTGCGGGGGCTGGCCGGCCTCTTCAACTGGACCATGTCCTACCGGCGGGACTCGGACATCTTTGTGCCCTACGGGTACCTGTACGCCCCGCCGGCGCCCCGCCCCTTCGTGCTGCCCCGCAAGACACGGCTGGTGGCCTGGGTCATCAGCAACTGGAACGAGGAGCACGCCCGGGTGCGCTACTACCGCCAGCTGAAGGAGCACCTGGCCATCGACGTGTACGGGGCGTGGGGGCTGGCGCTGGCCGAGGGCGGTGTGGTGGAGACCGTCTCGGCCTACAAGTTCTACCTGGCCTTTGAGAACTCCCAGCACACCGACTACATCACTGAGAAGCTTTGGAGAAATGCCTTCGCTGCCAGCACTGTGCCCATCGTCCTGGGGCCCCACAGGGCCAACTACGAGCGCTTCATCCCCCCCGACTCCTTCATCCATGTCGACGacttccccagcccccagctgctggccacctACCTGAAATTCCTcgataaaaacaaaaccaactacAGGAGGTATTTTGCCTGGAGGAAGAAGTACGAGGTACACGTCACCTCATTCTGGGACGAGCACTTCTGCAAGGTTTGCGAGGCCGTGAGGGCAGCCGGGAACCAAATCAAGACTGTACAAAATCTGGCTGGCTGGTTTGAAAGCTGA